In Macadamia integrifolia cultivar HAES 741 chromosome 13, SCU_Mint_v3, whole genome shotgun sequence, one DNA window encodes the following:
- the LOC122060157 gene encoding uncharacterized protein LOC122060157, whose translation MSWSSSDNFYVNARLEVFSVDLLSEPLELTRSTGVVYDGPKGDDFLRFLRSKNFRVNRQGKAIVYVQKRNGDGEFLECLYDTFILETVVPLGPFGFQNVPLPKPQEVIELQSLLDSTKSELAKKNDVIKELESNLGNNKAELAKKNYALNELQSLLDNTKAELAKKNDALNELAKQKIDQDWTQEQFRLTMVAITNSMKRVFIGFGLEPPASGGPESVLRFLEMLCDLILHKECGATFLVAANEILASMANIFEKRTGLSIGMETTNSTPMTPACLIKSLSTLRVFMVDAHFFIDGNVIVRDLHLMNEEDLPVIFRDSKADVAELKQNKEMGTKSIDNINKKSIFYGYFNIPTIGIFKGVLTRVHVNLPDEIMVKLRAGGKHTLNDNRFWFVYANGAGIFESTDNLEIVKFAPSRVLGDRTNFLEFFLRMNRTFVNEKGTYLKFDFIASNPSILRDWPDNTVRYYDKDFIMHNPFKLVQFDVNECPTDTLQQEVSFPGASKATSGKYATWIVNEALGNNCAFQFKNFCFIGKITKEASGIFRKNALVSVFFEQNQHGENCYVDALATTFFVLKTEQLNSWINDRKKSVEFI comes from the coding sequence ATGAGTTGGTCATCAAGTGATAATTTTTATGTGAACGCAAGGTTAGAGGTCTTCTCAGTTGACCTTCTTTCTGAACCATTAGAATTGACGCGGAGCACAGGTGTCGTCTATGATGGGCCGAAGGGTGATGATTTCTTGAGGTTCTTGCGCTCTAAGAACTTTCGAGTAAACCGTCAGGGAAAGGCTATTGTATACGTCCAAAAGCGCAACGGTGATGGTGAATTTCTTGAATGTCTATATGATACCTTCATTCTAGAAACGGTGGTACCATTGGGCCCTTTCGGTTTTCAAAACGTACCATTGCCGAAGCCGCAAGAGGTGATAGAATTGCAAAGCCTCCTGGACAGTACCAAGTCTGAATTGGCAAAGAAGAATGATGTGATTAAGGAATTGGAAAGCAACCTGGGCAATAACAAGGCTGAACTGGCAAAGAAGAATTATGCACTTAATGAATTGCAAAGCCTTCTGGACAATACCAAGGCTGAATTGGCGAAGAAGAATGATGCACTTAACGAATTAGCGAAACAAAAGATTGATCAAGACTGGACTCAGGAACAATTCCGACTAACTATGGTTGCGATCACAAACTCAATGAAGAGAGTATTCATTGGCTTTGGCCTTGAACCACCAGCCAGTGGAGGTCCAGAATCTGTGCTGAGGTTTCTTGAGATGTTATGTGATCTGATCCTTCACAAAGAATGTGGCGCAACTTTCTTAGTAGCCGCAAACGAGATTCTAGCCTCGATGGCTAATATATTTGAGAAACGCACTGGCTTAAGCATTGGCATGGAAACAACGAATAGTACTCCGATGACTCCAGCTTGTCTCATTAAGAGTCTAAGTACCTTAAGAGTCTTTATGGTGGATGCCCACTTCTTTATCGATGGCAATGTTATAGTGAGGGATTTACATCTGATGAATGAGGAAGACCTCCCAGTTATCTTTCGTGATTCTAAAGCAGATGTGGCAGAGCTCAAGCAGAATAAGGAGATGGGTACGAAATCAATCGATAACATCAACAAAAAATCCATCTTCTATGGGTATTTCAACATTCCAACTATTGGGATATTCAAAGGTGTTTTGACAAGAGTTCATGTGAACCTGCCGGATGAGATCATGGTTAAACTTAGGGCAGGCGGGAAACATACTCTTAATGATAATAGGTTTTGGTTTGTCTATGCCAATGGGGCTGGTATATTTGAATCGACAGACAATCTAGAAATTGTCAAATTCGCCCCTTCTCGGGTCTTAGGTGACCGCACCAACTTCTTAGAGTTTTTTCTTAGGATGAATCGAACTTTCGTTAACGAGAAGGGGACATATCTTAAGTTTGACTTCATTGCCTCCAACCCTTCAATACTGCGTGACTGGCCTGACAATACAGTTCGCTATTATGATAAGGATTTTATAATGCATAATCCTTTTAAGTTGGTGCAATTTGATGTGAATGAATGTCCAACAGATACCCTACAACAAGAAGTTTCATTCCCTGGTGCAAGCAAAGCTACAAGTGGGAAATATGCCACTTGGATTGTAAATGAAGCTCTGGGAAACAACTGTGCATTCCAATTCAAGAATTTCTgttttattggaaaaataacaaaagaagcCTCCGGTATTTTCCGCAAGAATGCTCTGGTCAGCGTCTTCTTCGAACAAAACCAACATGGGGAGAACTGTTATGTGGATGCTctagcaacaactttctttgttttaaaaacAGAGCAATTAAATTCGTGGATCAATGATAGAAAGAAGTCTGTCGAATTTATTTAA